One window from the genome of Jeotgalibaca sp. MA1X17-3 encodes:
- a CDS encoding metalloregulator ArsR/SmtB family transcription factor, translating to MEKLFKVLGDENRLRIINLLCKGELCVCDIEEILNTTQSNVSRHLTKLRNEEVVIFEKRSQWAYYQINPVFIENNTFLYQYLLEKMNENEKFKSDLERLLKYEENESDCDKNTEKISIDTKSKER from the coding sequence ATGGAAAAATTATTCAAAGTATTAGGTGATGAAAATAGACTCCGAATTATTAACTTACTTTGTAAAGGAGAATTGTGTGTTTGTGATATTGAAGAAATTTTAAATACTACTCAATCTAATGTTTCTCGACATTTAACAAAACTCCGAAATGAAGAGGTCGTTATTTTTGAAAAAAGATCTCAATGGGCATATTATCAAATAAATCCAGTATTTATTGAAAATAATACATTCCTGTATCAATATTTACTTGAGAAAATGAATGAGAATGAAAAGTTTAAGAGTGATCTCGAAAGATTATTGAAATATGAAGAAAACGAATCTGATTGTGATAAAAACACTGAAAAAATATCTATAGATACAAAAAGTAAGGAGAGATGA
- a CDS encoding acetamidase/formamidase family protein yields the protein MSTIHELKATVETVKWGYYDNSWKPVLQIESGDFVDIEALNHQSGDAPDLLFDESIKAIYDFNVGRHMGDHLITGPIYVKDAKPNDIIEMRMIDAKPRMNYGSNVIANWGNLSNEFNREETIFIYEADPEKGITYPIFKYRYPRPINAPGLVTIPGTVERIPILEKLTIPMNMFFGVAGVLPAKKGKIHSLPPYEFGGNVDNKNFVVGTSMYYKVQVEGAGIYVGDSHFAQGDGELSGTAIEGSVNGRIQIILHKNKQLFRNQILESDTHWETHGYGYTLDLANHEAALEAVDFLTHRFNITRELAYSTLSVKADFHVTQVSNRIVGVHCRILKEAYKELEISKESI from the coding sequence ATGAGTACAATACATGAGTTAAAAGCAACGGTTGAAACTGTCAAATGGGGTTACTACGATAATTCTTGGAAACCTGTTTTACAAATTGAATCAGGTGATTTTGTTGATATAGAAGCTTTGAACCATCAATCAGGTGATGCACCCGATTTATTATTTGATGAGTCAATTAAAGCCATATATGACTTCAATGTTGGAAGACATATGGGAGATCACTTAATAACCGGTCCTATTTATGTGAAAGATGCTAAACCAAACGACATTATTGAAATGAGAATGATAGATGCTAAACCTAGAATGAATTATGGTTCGAACGTGATTGCAAACTGGGGTAACTTGTCAAATGAATTTAATCGTGAAGAGACTATCTTCATTTATGAAGCAGATCCGGAAAAAGGAATTACGTATCCAATTTTTAAGTATAGATATCCTAGACCAATTAACGCTCCAGGACTAGTAACAATACCAGGTACAGTAGAAAGAATTCCTATTCTTGAAAAGTTAACGATTCCTATGAATATGTTTTTTGGAGTTGCGGGAGTACTACCTGCAAAAAAAGGGAAAATCCACTCGCTTCCTCCTTACGAATTTGGTGGAAATGTTGATAATAAAAATTTTGTAGTCGGAACCTCTATGTATTATAAAGTTCAAGTAGAAGGTGCAGGTATTTATGTGGGAGACAGCCATTTTGCACAAGGAGATGGTGAGCTTAGTGGAACGGCAATAGAGGGAAGTGTAAATGGGCGTATCCAAATTATTCTCCATAAAAATAAACAACTATTCAGAAATCAAATACTTGAATCAGATACACATTGGGAAACCCATGGATACGGTTATACCTTAGATTTAGCTAATCATGAAGCGGCGTTAGAAGCAGTTGATTTTCTTACCCATCGATTTAATATTACAAGGGAGCTGGCGTATTCAACTTTAAGTGTAAAAGCAGATTTCCATGTAACACAAGTCTCCAATCGTATCGTGGGAGTTCACTGTAGAATTTTGAAAGAAGCTTATAAGGAATTAGAAATTAGTAAAGAATCTATTTGA
- a CDS encoding arsenate reductase ArsC, protein MKTKVAFICIHNSCRSQMAEGLARQFGSDILESYSAGTEEYPEVKPLAVEVMEEKGISMDKQYPKLLTDIPAEVDILITMGCGVECPYVPARHREDWGLEDPSGGPIEDFRDTRDLIEEKVKDLIERIKNKEI, encoded by the coding sequence ATGAAGACGAAAGTAGCATTTATTTGTATCCATAACTCATGCCGATCTCAAATGGCAGAAGGTTTGGCAAGACAGTTCGGAAGCGATATTTTAGAAAGCTATTCAGCCGGAACAGAAGAATATCCAGAAGTAAAACCTTTAGCGGTAGAGGTTATGGAAGAAAAAGGAATCTCCATGGATAAACAGTATCCAAAGCTTTTAACAGATATACCAGCAGAGGTAGATATTTTGATTACGATGGGTTGTGGTGTGGAGTGTCCATATGTTCCAGCTCGACATCGAGAAGATTGGGGTCTAGAAGATCCTTCCGGAGGACCGATAGAGGACTTCCGAGATACTAGAGATTTAATTGAAGAAAAAGTAAAAGATTTGATTGAAAGAATTAAAAATAAGGAAATCTAA
- a CDS encoding neutral zinc metallopeptidase — translation MKWKGRRKSSNVQDRRGMSTGGKVVGGGIGGIGLLFVIVFTLFGGDPSAILNNQSVNTPQQQTVPYTENEEEKELSDFVAVVLADTEDVWSQVFEENGINYEEPSLVLFTKSVQSACGVAGSSTGPFYCPVDQQLYIDLSFYNELVQKFQAPGDFAMAYVVAHEVGHHVQKLLGVSDQVQGLRGQLSEKEFNRYLKRLELQADYYAGVWAHFEQEFDYLNEGDIEEAMNAASAVGDDRIQKAAQGYVVPDSFTHGTSEQRMRWFKKGFESGNLKDGNTFDVTDSEL, via the coding sequence ATGAAGTGGAAGGGCAGAAGAAAAAGCTCGAATGTTCAAGATAGGCGTGGAATGAGTACGGGAGGAAAAGTTGTTGGTGGAGGAATAGGGGGAATCGGACTTCTTTTTGTTATTGTTTTTACTTTATTCGGAGGAGATCCTTCTGCGATTTTAAATAATCAATCAGTGAATACCCCTCAGCAACAAACGGTGCCCTATACAGAAAATGAAGAAGAAAAAGAGCTATCAGACTTTGTCGCGGTTGTTCTTGCGGATACGGAAGATGTTTGGAGCCAAGTGTTTGAAGAAAATGGGATAAATTATGAAGAACCTTCTTTAGTTCTTTTTACTAAAAGTGTGCAATCAGCTTGTGGTGTAGCGGGCTCTTCAACTGGACCATTCTATTGCCCAGTGGATCAACAACTGTATATTGATTTGAGTTTTTACAATGAATTAGTACAAAAATTCCAAGCCCCAGGAGATTTTGCAATGGCATATGTAGTGGCTCATGAAGTCGGTCATCATGTTCAAAAATTATTAGGAGTTTCAGACCAAGTTCAAGGACTTCGAGGACAGTTGAGTGAGAAAGAATTTAATAGATACTTAAAACGCTTGGAATTACAAGCAGATTATTATGCTGGTGTATGGGCACATTTTGAACAAGAATTCGATTACTTAAATGAAGGCGATATCGAAGAAGCAATGAATGCAGCCTCCGCGGTAGGGGACGATCGAATCCAAAAAGCAGCACAAGGGTATGTAGTTCCTGATAGTTTTACGCATGGAACTTCCGAACAACGAATGAGATGGTTCAAGAAAGGATTTGAATCTGGAAATTTAAAAGATGGCAACACATTTGATGTAACCGATAGTGAGTTATAA